GTAATGCTGTACCTGATCCACAAGCGCAACCCCGAGTTGGCCTACAAGGGCGGGCAGGAGCCGATCGTGCACCTTGAGGCCGACTTGTTCAACGCCGTCGCTTGGGCTCAGGCCAACGGCAGGCGGTGGGCCTTCACGCTGTCCAACGCGGGTTCGTACTACTTCGAAGACCGGGCAGACCTGGCTCAGTTGGGCGAGATCGACTGGGGCGCGGTGGCCAGCACGCAGTGGCCGGCCGTCAAGGAGCGCAAACAGGCCGAGTTCCTCATGGAGCACAGCTTCCCGTGGCAGTTGATCGAGCGCATCGGCGTGTACTCTGCAGCGATCAACACCCAGGTGGCGCACGCTTTGCCCGTGGGTGGGCACCGGCCGCCAGTGGC
Above is a genomic segment from Candidatus Hydrogenedentota bacterium containing:
- a CDS encoding DUF4433 domain-containing protein, whose protein sequence is VMLYLIHKRNPELAYKGGQEPIVHLEADLFNAVAWAQANGRRWAFTLSNAGSYYFEDRADLAQLGEIDWGAVASTQWPAVKERKQAEFLMEHSFPWQLIERIGVYSAAINTQVAHALPVGGHRPPVAVLPAWYY